GAAAGATGAAACCTCGTGTTGTAGCTGCTGTAATTGCTGGCTCATGGCTGTTGGCTCTCATACCCACTACCCAGACTATCATATTTGATGTAAGTGGGTACAATCAAGTGGATGAGTATGTTACTTGCTTGGCAGATGGAACTGCTTTCCTTGAAGCTGTAATTATTTCCATAACACCCTTGATCTTATCACCTATGCTTGCCATAATCTTGAACATTTACTTAGCCATCAAAGCCTACCAAGTTCACAGGCAAATTGACAAGGAAACCAGATTAGCAGGTGCCACTGACGTCCCATCTGAAAGGATGAGAGCCTTGAAGAAGAAACAGAGCAAcatcaagcggcacaaaaagCCACTGATCACCCTTCTTGTAGTCGTTTTGGGTGGCACCTTTGTTAACTCAATCTTTCCACCACTGTACATTCTGGGAAGATTTCTTATTGGGTCTCAAGGTTATCAAGATCTCATGGAATTAGTTGTTGTTCCTAACACCGCTTATGTGATAGTATTCTTCCAACCACTTGTATATGGGCTGTACTTTAAACAAGTCCGAGAGCCGATGATGAAGCACCTGAGGAGAATTCTGAGGATAAACAAGTTCAATTCAGTTGCCCCACAGCCACAAAGGACTGCATGGATGTGAATACAACAATTAAACAACTGTTATATAGAGCTATATATTCATCGTTCTACTATATTTACTGCTGCATGGTGgttaatattatgtacatatttatTATGTATCTATTGTCTTTTGCACTTAAGCACTTGTAATATATGTAGTTGAAAAATTGTTGCACAGAGAGAGTGGACTTGTCCCAGGACCCAGCCTGATGGGGTTCCAGTAAAaactgcaggatttttgcaactTTTAGGCTTAAAATTGATCAGTACTAAAAACATTAATAATGCTAAAACTAACAAGCCAATTTATACTGCAACTATTCCACAAAGATTTTCGATTCAACAGAAGTCCCATGCCCCCTTATATAGACCTCCTTTATCAAGACAGCCAGGTTGATCAGATAATTTGTGCAAAATAGTCCATTTCAAACTCCACAGGCCGTATGCATTTTTATGTGATTGattgcaatattgcaataaccACGTACACGCAGGGTACAGAAGTTTGACGTTTGTTGTACAGCAGTCGGGACACTGTGGACCCATGGTGGATCTACAACTGATTACTCCAGTAGGTATTTTAGCCCACAATTATAGAGTGTTACCAACTTGTTGCCGATTGTAGCAACAATTTCATTTTCTCAATTCAGGTTTCATGATTAAATAGCACATCTGTGGACAAGTCTGACTTGAGCCACCCTACCAAGGCATGCACAGTTGCGCTTGAGTGAGCATTGTAACTATTGAGACGTGGAATAATTATTAGTCCCAACAATGATGTGCATGTTGCTGACAGTTGCAACAAGAGGGTTCAGAAATTTTAAACTTAACCCATACAATATTATAGCTAATCTTTTTGTGTTTGATGTACAGTTGCATACGGCTatatataaaatttaatgtttatACCATTTACtataattacacacacacacacacccactcaCACATAGTTAATCATTGCATGTTGTGTGAGTATATCTTTTGTTCGAAGCTGTATCATGCCTGTATGTTTCATAGTTTGTAGTTGTTTAGTGTTCTGTATTTTGAAAGTGCTCTCAAACTCCTCAATGGAAAATTGGCCATGCTGAATAAAGGAGTAAGCATGGTAGTCATTCACAAAAAATTTTCTTTTCTGTTTTATGGTACAAATTATAATTTGCTGTGGAAAATTAGTAACACTTGACATGCACCTCTTACATGAAGATAGCTAACAGAGCTCCATAATGATCtgaagttacttttaaaatcaCCGAATGTCCTAACTTGGTGTCTGTAATACTGTGTCACTGACCACTACATGATATACATGCAGGGTGGAGAGTGATCCCATTCTGCAGATTGAGTTTTGTAATGACTGTTGTAGCAGAAATTAGTATGTGAAAAATACAtgtaaaacaaaaacaaaattctgTTTCAAACAACTGTTTTCTATTGGTTGAACTTGTTCAAGATTTGGTTGAAGACCTTCATACCAATCTTCATTTGAGACAATGTACAGTACTCATTATCACTATGGTAAACTGAGCTGTATCCATAACCACATATCTACAAGGGGGGAATAATCACAGTATTTCAACCAACAACATCTGTGAAATAATACAAACAAGCATTAGCCCAGcccacatgcatgtgtacaatgAAAAGATTTTTGTGGGACCTCGATTATCGGAATACTGGTGGGGCAGAAAAGTGTTcagttaagtgaatttgttGGGATATATGGAGTCCAGTTATGTATAcatcaaacactctaatagaacacaccaCAGTTGATGAAATACATTAACCAAACAGACACAATCACCCGTGTTTGTGTTAACACACAATCTTCAAAAGTGTTAGGGTTAATATGAAGCAAATCTAGTGCACAAACTGCTACTACCCTGACCAACCTGTATATCAAATCCAGCTTCTTGCATTTCTCCTACCAGTGGCAGACTACCAGTCATAGAATAAGGTTCAGATGATCCAGTCACTTCCTTAGTGGCCTCGTCTAATGCTTTAAATCCATCACTGTTTAGATCACAGGCGATTCCCtaatataatgtacatgtactttTAATACACACACCAATGTACAGCTACACTAGAACAAAAAATACACATGTTATCTTCATACATATAATAGCATGATTTAACACAACAAACATAGATCTAAAGATGTAGCTAGCACAATAAAATACTTGATGTAGAAGTTAAATGCTCGTCTTTACATCTGAAACAGACAAAGTGTATACTATCTGGATAGTACTATGAAGCCATTAAAACAGTTGCTAATAATTTGGTGTTTCATACAGAGCTTCTAAATCATCATTACTACaaattttacatgaataaattgTATTTGCAATCTATAAAGTGCTGTCTAAGCAAACATGCCAGGTGATAAAATAGTCACTACTATTAAAGCGTTTAATGATGTGTCATTATTCACTAGGATATCACAAAAGAATTTGTTAAGATTATCTGGACACCAAAATTGCTCAGCCATCATAATATGAAGGCATACATGGAAATGTTCATAGATGGAGGCAACACTACAAAATGCAACTGTCTTCAAATTTCCCAGTTCTGTGCTATATAGATGCATGTACAGACACAAGTACTCCTTCTAACCCTGAATACTTCTCCCTCCCACAAAATCTCCAGTTCTCCTTTAAAGTCACCCTCCGGAAGACTGATTTCATACTTGCTGCATGGACCACGATCACCAGACACCAGTTGGTTAATATCTGCAGTAGAAAGACATAAATGAAACACTACAATGTAGCCAGCATACAACACAAAACTTCACTATCATATAATAATGTAGTACACTCCTTTATATTTCTAAGATCCCTACTAAAATAAAATTCCTTATGGCTATACTTTGCATACGTGTTATGTGCTAGGCATACTAGGTTTTGAGCTTGAGTAGTAGCTACTGCAGGATAGTAACATTTTGTTAtagttttaaaataaaaaataatgttACACCTCTATATAGTGCATTGTCTGTTTTAAAGTATAAAGTTACAGATTACTAAATAGGGGGTGGCGTGTTTTTGGGGGCCTCCTTGAATACCACAGTATTTTAGCAGTTTTAGCTTCAAAAAAAGTACCAAGTGCTGTGGCACACTGCGTATACATGTAATGTTTATTTTAGTGTGGATAACTTACCTTCATTCAGTTTAGCAACACATCCCTCCACCTTCTGTATACATTCATCGATGTTATAGAATGGAGTCAGTCTAATATCACCCTGTGCTTCAGCCCATGGTGGGATCTGGTTAACACTACCTTCAGCTGTCTACAGTGACGAAAATACAAATAAGTAAAGCTGCAATTAAAATGCAATTCTAGATACAGTCAAGTAATTCATATCATATCTACACTGCTAAATGTGTGACTAATGCTTAAAATCATTCTCCTACAAGCCTACCATGATACAACAGCTGCTATATAAACATGTACATTATGTAGACACTGAGATCATGTACTAAAGAAGGCATCCTTGTAACTGCTTACTCTGATCTGAGTCGGCTTCATAGTAGAGGGGGCTTCATACTTGTATACAATCTCACAAGGATGTGGTGGGTACTCCTGATAGAAATTCTTCTGTATGTGAGTGACTGCATCCATGGCTAGCTCCACACTGTTAATAGCCTATAAGATATTTGCCATACATGTACTATTCACCCCAATAATAGTTACATATGCTAGCCTAACATATTATGCGCATCTACATAGTTATAACCCCACGTTGAAGATTGCTAGGTTCTTCATTATTAACTAGGCATACTAAAACGCTTAAAATACCTACAAAACAAGAAAGGATTGCTGGAATAAGACAAATATTGCAGTTAGGTCAATAAATCCCTATTTCATCAACTTGACACTAGCAAATGAGCCAAATAGAAGTGTAATCCTTGTAACCGCAATCCTTGTAACCGCAATCCTTGTAACCGCAATCCTTGTAACTGCAATCCTTGTAACCGCAATCCTTGTTGCCGCAATCCTTGTAACCGCAATCCTTGTAACCGCAATCCTTGTAACCGCAATCCTTGTAACCGCAATCCTTGTGGATTTACTCCAGCGATCTCATCTTGTTCATGGATTTTCTTAGCAATCCTGTTACCTATTCCATATTTAATTTTTATGTGTCCCCATTTACAACTTCAGGAGCTATTTCATTGAAAGAAAGGTTGCTTATAACATGCAATGAACATCAACACCATTATATTAATTCATTATATTGTTGAACCAAGATATAGAACCAAAAATTCTGCAATACTTTTCAATAATGTAGCCTTCCAATTCCAAGATCACTGAGAGTTCTGCTTGAAAGAAGATGAAAGTAATAGTAGTgcagtggtaaagaaaaagatcAAGGATAATTTGCAGCAACGAGATAGCATCAAAAAACTGTTTCAAATTTTATTGATCCCTGATAAATAGAATTGCCTTTCCTGCCCATCATACTAATACAACATGCATGtacactattctaatagaacagtcacacgtgtgtTTTTGCTCTATTAGGAACATAGGCCATCTCTACTATGAACCACTATTATGGTAAATGATTATACCTTGCCACCTCTCACATAATAATTAACACAggcacactcacacacatacacataccacactacactgcacacactacataacacacatacacatgtgtattgtgtatcAGCACCCACGCACTATaaatgctacacacacacttcaccTTATGGGGCAGTCCGGAATGGAACAATCTTCCAATACACTTCAGTGCCCAAATAGCTGCAGAGGAAGTCCCGATACAAGGATGAACATCAGAAGCATCAACCCAATAAACTGGTCCAGCCTTCAAATGGTCCAACTTGCCATCCTTCAACAACATATCAATTCCGACACCCGGAATCTTGCTGCTCTCCTCACTATAAGAGCAACATTTAATTACTGCAGCAAACCAAGATTACAAGAATTTGTTTACCAATTTAAACCTGCAGTTCAAATAAAGGATGCATTTGTTTAGTACGTCCTCTTTGATATAAAGAGCAGGTTAGCATTGTATAAAAGTAGACACCTGGTTGTTTAATTATTTCACCATGCAACACTACTGGCTAATGAAGGCTAATGGATACTAATGGATGATGCTATTGGATGATGCTATTGAAAGATGTCATATTGGATAATGGATGCAAACTTAGGCGAATCATCCTCATGCACCGCAAACAccttgcctgatatatacacacttgtctTAGGTCGTACATGTATACATCAAGCAAAGCATTCCTGCTTGTGTTACAGCTATTacatttacatttatataacaacCAACTTACGCTGCAATGAAGACAGCCACTATTTTACgtttcagctttggtttcttctcagCCAACTGGATGAGCATCTCGGTAATCATGGCAACATGTCCTAGACAGTCAGTGGTTCCTCGTCCATACAAATTGTCACCTTCAATTGTCAACTTAAATGGGTCACGTTCCCAACTCTCAGGATTAGCAGGTACCACATCAAGATGACTACCAATGAATGATACTGTACCCTTCTGAGTAGTAGTGCTGCACCCAACATCCTATAGTTGAGAAAATCATTCATTTTTTGTTGTGATTTTATAAGGGGAGGCATGGAAAAAGTCCTTTGGAGACCTCATTTTGGACCTTAAGCTATTTTTTTAGCTCAATGACTGGATCTAGTATTAAAGcagtacaaagcctgcagctgcaaCACAATGGCCTATTAAAAGTTGTGTGAAACAAATAGCATAAACACATTCACACAAACCAGAGTAAAGCATAGTGAAATGTCAGTAATTATTTCACCTGTGGGGCCAGGCATAATATGATCCATCAATACTTGCTGAACAAGTAATTGACACAAGATCCACACAATATGGGACTCACATTGTCATATTCAATGATTAAGTTTCCTCTTCCTTCAACGTATGTCACGTGCTCTATCGTAAGCAGTCCACCATTCTGCTTCGTGTACGGCTGTAGAGCATCCACTACGTGCTTAACCGCCCTAAAATGTACATGAGAATATTAAAATAACTATattattatagccaatacaAGGGGgtcttgctgtaggtagatctacgACCGCAGTCAAACTCAAAGAGTTATTACGGTCAAGGCAGagttcaaaacccacaatcaaaaactataTAGTCTACGTATTTAAAACCAACTTTACGGAATTATGTGCAACTCACAAAACGTAAGAATCTCCAACCAAGATCTTACAACAAAGTTCCAGCAAACATTTAGTTGTAATTACACAGTAGCACGCACCAagaaattattttactaagttacAAGCGCAAGCGCGCATTGGAAAATAGAGAATAAAGAAGCGGTCCAAAACTTCGAGAAGGCTTGAGTCACTGGTCAAGCACTGATGAACGGTTCAAGCGacaggtcaaggtgaaatttcggccagtcaagactttgaccgcggtcgcagatcgccTGACTATAGatactacaataataataataataataattattattaactttacagtgtacatatacctacatacatacaagttgcagatgttggtatgatagaattgggacatatggcagcacactgatggtccactgacatcctgtgtcagtggccggaagctaTATCTATGGCCTGACCCACAAGCGAGTGTCACCACCTCCGGCGTAGCTAATAGCTAATCAGGCCTTCAAGATTTGTACCTGTCTTCCTCTGGTATAAACTTCGGTGGGTTGTTTTGCAAATGCTCCGTTTCACCAATCAAATTGGTGAGAAGCTTCAAGTATCGCCCCTCATCGAAATCAAGGTCTACTTGCCGTTGCATCACCGTTCAGTTACTATAGCGAAATCACTGAAGTGAACAattgtattattatagctaACGCTTCGTGATCAGCTGCTTTTATAGGTACTAGGGGTACGCCTCAAGCATCTGACGTTTGCATTTCTGTGCGTAGTGTCGCATGCAGCTATGGTAACAGCGTGAGTGTTGCGCGCCCACTGTGATCACGCGATCGTTATTTTCGTAATGTGTTTATGTTATAGGCCACTAGGttgcagctgcaggctttgCATACTGCTCAATTTAGCTTAATACTAGCTATAAATCCAGCCATTAAACAGATAGGATATTGGCTGTTTTCagtatgtagctaaacaaatagACCGACAAGGTCCAAAAATTAGGGTTCCAAAGAACTTTTTACATGTCTCCACTTCTAGAACACATGCTACTAACTCCATAAAAATGTTTGCCACATATCTGGCAAGAAGTGAATGAATATCAGTCTCCAAAATAGCTACCTCCCATATTGATTATTATTAACTTTTGGTATCTCAATTGTAGGGTCTTAGGCACTGCATGTGCTAATGAGAAAGATAACTACAATGGTAGTCATCTTGATGTGGTGCATGAATGCTAAGACTTGGGAATTAGTATAACACATTTACAATGACTGAAGGGAACTGCTGTGTGACAAGTAGGTACTAGAACTTATCATTGCATACCGCGATTTTGCTAAAGCCGTACACAGCCATCTGTGCCAAAGTTCTTTACTGAACTGATTTACGTTGTATACTAATGCTGTGTTTTATGTGTATTTTTTTTCTGGATGTTTTGTATACTAGTTTTCTAGTTGTATGTGGTTGTCTGTTCTTTCGTGTACACTGTTTTTGTacttattgtgt
This portion of the Dysidea avara chromosome 12, odDysAvar1.4, whole genome shotgun sequence genome encodes:
- the LOC136241765 gene encoding uncharacterized protein, which gives rise to MQRQVDLDFDEGRYLKLLTNLIGETEHLQNNPPKFIPEEDRAVKHVVDALQPYTKQNGGLLTIEHVTYVEGRGNLIIEYDNDVGCSTTTQKGTVSFIGSHLDVVPANPESWERDPFKLTIEGDNLYGRGTTDCLGHVAMITEMLIQLAEKKPKLKRKIVAVFIAAEESSKIPGVGIDMLLKDGKLDHLKAGPVYWVDASDVHPCIGTSSAAIWALKCIGRLFHSGLPHKAINSVELAMDAVTHIQKNFYQEYPPHPCEIVYKYEAPSTMKPTQIRTAEGSVNQIPPWAEAQGDIRLTPFYNIDECIQKVEGCVAKLNEDINQLVSGDRGPCSKYEISLPEGDFKGELEILWEGEVFRGIACDLNSDGFKALDEATKEVTGSSEPYSMTGSLPLVGEMQEAGFDIQICGYGYSSVYHSDNEYCTLSQMKIGMKVFNQILNKFNQ